A single region of the Actinomycetota bacterium genome encodes:
- a CDS encoding NADH-quinone oxidoreductase subunit M: MVPLLSLIVFLPLVGAIVTALMPRTRPTAPRVVALVFSVATLGLASWALAIFDVNGGYQFVERVPWVPQVGIEYHLAVDGISMPIIALSTLLTVLAILVSWKIDHRPAFYFTMIQLLAVGMNGVFAALDFVLFYLFWELVLVPMYFLIAIWGGARREYAAIKFFLYTLAGSVFMLVGIIALYITQGSFNIAELTALASNPDTALSYNLQFWIFAAFFLGFAVKVPVFPLHTWLPDAHVEAPTAGSVLLAGILLKMGTYGFIRISLPIMPDAAASQFWMWTLGILATVSIVYGAAVAFAQTDMKKLVAYSSVSHMGFVMLGIASGTQEGLDGAVFVMVAHGLITGMMFMLVGMVYERTHTRVISEINGLSSQTPIAGGLLAFASIASLGLPGLAGFPGELLTLLGAWRSDLWPGLVIISAVGVLLAAAYMLWMVQRTVMGEAKGAVAKIRDLTVFEIAMLAPLVVLIVALGVFWSLLLRYVTPAVQTILTGMGV, from the coding sequence GTGGTCCCATTGCTTTCGCTGATCGTGTTCTTGCCACTGGTCGGCGCCATCGTAACGGCGCTGATGCCTCGAACCAGGCCCACCGCTCCGCGTGTGGTGGCACTTGTGTTCAGCGTGGCGACGCTAGGACTGGCCTCCTGGGCGCTGGCGATATTCGACGTGAACGGCGGCTACCAGTTCGTCGAGCGCGTCCCGTGGGTCCCGCAGGTCGGGATCGAGTACCACTTGGCTGTGGACGGCATATCGATGCCGATTATCGCCCTGTCAACGCTTCTCACGGTACTCGCCATCCTTGTGAGCTGGAAGATCGACCATCGACCCGCCTTCTACTTCACGATGATCCAGCTTCTTGCTGTTGGAATGAACGGCGTTTTCGCGGCGCTCGATTTCGTGCTCTTCTATCTGTTCTGGGAGCTCGTCTTGGTGCCGATGTACTTCCTGATCGCCATTTGGGGCGGCGCTCGGCGGGAGTACGCTGCGATCAAGTTCTTCCTTTACACGCTCGCAGGCTCCGTGTTCATGCTCGTGGGCATCATAGCGCTCTACATCACACAGGGGAGTTTCAACATCGCCGAACTCACCGCACTGGCCTCCAACCCCGACACCGCGCTCTCCTACAACTTGCAGTTCTGGATATTCGCAGCCTTCTTCCTTGGCTTCGCGGTCAAGGTGCCGGTTTTCCCGCTGCACACTTGGTTGCCTGATGCGCACGTCGAGGCGCCGACCGCTGGCTCGGTGCTGCTCGCGGGAATCCTGCTCAAGATGGGCACCTACGGCTTCATCCGTATCTCCCTGCCGATAATGCCCGATGCGGCCGCATCGCAGTTCTGGATGTGGACGCTGGGTATCCTGGCGACTGTCTCCATCGTGTACGGGGCGGCGGTGGCATTCGCGCAGACCGACATGAAGAAGCTCGTGGCCTACTCCAGCGTCTCGCACATGGGCTTCGTGATGCTCGGGATCGCATCGGGGACCCAGGAGGGTCTCGACGGAGCCGTGTTCGTCATGGTCGCCCACGGGTTGATCACGGGCATGATGTTCATGCTGGTCGGGATGGTCTACGAGCGCACCCATACTCGGGTCATCTCGGAGATCAACGGTCTCTCGAGCCAGACGCCCATCGCTGGCGGCCTACTGGCGTTTGCGTCAATCGCGTCGCTGGGCCTGCCGGGACTGGCAGGCTTTCCCGGCGAGCTTCTGACGCTTCTGGGTGCGTGGAGGTCGGATCTGTGGCCGGGCCTCGTGATCATCTCGGCGGTTGGAGTGCTTCTAGCCGCAGCGTACATGCTGTGGATGGTCCAGCGCACCGTCATGGGTGAGGCGAAGGGTGCGGTCGCCAAGATTCGCGACCTGACGGTCTTCGAGATTGCGATGCTCGCGCCGCTTGTGGTGCTTATCGTAGCGCTGGGAGTCTTCTGGTCGCTGCTTCTGCGCTATGTGACCCCGGCGGTACAGACGATACTTACGGGCATGGGAGTTTAG